In Pyrodictium occultum, the genomic window GCTCCACCCTGTTACACTAGTTGCAGTAGTAAAACATATAGCTAAGGCTCTGGGGGGTTTTGCAGCTCTCTAATGTTTTTAAGTACTATGTGTTTAGCTTCCTCGATATCAGGGTTTAGATCCTTTCCAAGAGGTAGGCGGGAGAGCAGGACCTGGAATGAGCCATCATCCAGCTGCACTAGGAGCTGTGGGAGCCAGGGCATGCCTAGATCATCGGTATCGCCGTGCTCTGTGAGCAGTAGGTAGTCCTCTATTCGTATCTCCTTTTCTAGGCCCGTCTCCTTGGCGACCTCCTCTAATAGCTGTACCCATAGCCGGTGTTGCGGGTGATGTTCTGCTGTCACCAGCACGAGCTTGACGGGCTTAGTCACCTTAACCGCTCACCTCGTAGCGGCTTGGAAGCTCAAGCTTATATGCTCTTCTGCTCCATCGTCTGGCCAGCCCACGCCTAGCCATCTCCGCCAGAATCCTGCCGGCGGTCCGTGTGGAGACTCCAAGTATGTAGGCCAGCTGGTCAACCGTTACATATATATAGCCTAGCGTTAGTAGTGTGGACGCAAGCCTGCTAACATCAATCCTCACGCGCGGCATCTCCTCCCCATTAGCGTCGGCGGTCCTGCGGCTACGCTTCTGGGAGGCAGCCGAAGCTAATGGCTACGCCTCCTCTCTGCTGAGAGAATTAGAGCTTTAGAGCCTCTCCAGGTGGTACTATGCATCATAGCGGGGGCTGCATGGGGCCGTGTACACTCTAGAGCATGTGCCAGTGTATGTGCCGGATACAAGCGTCATTGTGGAGGGCGTGGTCTCAAAACTCATTAGTGAGGGAAAAATAAGGGGCAAGATAATAATCCACAGAGCCGTCATAGCCGAGCTTGAGAGCCAGGCCAACAAGGGGAGGGCCACTGGCTACGCAGGCCTTGAGGAGATACGCAGGCTAAGAGAGCTAGCCGAGAAGGGCCTCATAGACCTCGAGCTGGCTGGCCAGAGGCCAAGCCTGCAGGAAATCAGAGGCGCTGGGATAGGCGCGATAGATGCCATCATAAGGGACTATGCCTATGAGGCGGGTGCAACTCTCATCACAGCCGACCGCATACAAGCGCTAGTAGCCGAGGCAATAGGAGTAAGTGTAATATACATACAGCCGCATGGGGAGGAGAAGCTACGCCTTGAAGAATTCTTCGACGAGAACACTATGAGCGTCCATCTCAAAGAGGGGAGTCCTCCCCGGGCAAAGAAGGGCACCCCCGGCAACTGGGTCCTCGTAGACCTGTCCGCTAAGCCGCTAAGCAGGGAGGACGTGGAAACCATAGCCCAGGAGACCGTTGAAGCCGCTAAACGCCGCCCGGACGGGTTCATAGAGATAGACCGGGAAGGCTCAACCATAATCCAGCTCGGCAGCTACAGGATAGTGATAACTAGGCCGCCACTAAGCGAGGGCTGGGAGATAACGGCAGTAAGGCCCGTGAAGAAGCTCCACATAGAGGACTACAACTTGCCGTCGAAGCTCCTGCGCCGGCTTGACGAAAGAGCGGAGGGCATACTAATAGCAGGGGCGCCGGGCATGGGCAAGACAACCTTCGCCCAAGCTCTTGCAGAGTACTATGCGCGTAAAGGCAAGGTGGTTAAGACAATAGAATCGCCACGCGACATGATACTGCCTCCGGACATAACGCAATACTCAAAGAACTGTGCTGACATAGGAGAGCTCCATGATATACTCCTCCTCAGCAGGCCCGACTACACGGTCTTCGACGAGCTCCGCGACGACCAGGACTTCCGCCTCTACATAGACCTACGCCTAGCAGGCATTGGGATGATTGGAGTAGTTCACGCTACCACGCCGATAGACGCGGTGCAGCGGTTCATCCGTAGAGTAGATATAGGCATGCTCCCAAGCATAATAGACACTGTGATATTCATAAACAAGGGACGCGTGGAAACCGTATACGAGCTCCGTATGACGGTGAAGCTGCCCACGGGGCTCCGGGAAGCAGAGCTTGCTAGACCGGTTGTAGAGGTTCGTGATGCTCTCACCGGCGAGTTAGCCTACGAGATCTACACATTCGGAGAGCAGACCGTAGTAGTGCCCGTGAAACAGGTATCATTTTCAGCGTTCGGAGAAAGGATAAAGAGGCTAATAGAGCGTATGCTTCCTGGAGCCGAGGTGGAGGTGAAGGACAACCTAGTAGTTGTTAACGTGCCGAGGGTTGCGGCTAAGGCACTCATGAAGAAGATGAAGAAGATAAAGAAGCTCGAGGACAAGTACGGGGTATCCATAAGGGTCAATATGACGGGCTAGCCGCCCCTCCATCCCTCAGAGGGAGCGGGCGGATACGC contains:
- a CDS encoding helix-turn-helix domain-containing protein → MPRVRIDVSRLASTLLTLGYIYVTVDQLAYILGVSTRTAGRILAEMARRGLARRWSRRAYKLELPSRYEVSG
- a CDS encoding PINc/VapC family ATPase: MYTLEHVPVYVPDTSVIVEGVVSKLISEGKIRGKIIIHRAVIAELESQANKGRATGYAGLEEIRRLRELAEKGLIDLELAGQRPSLQEIRGAGIGAIDAIIRDYAYEAGATLITADRIQALVAEAIGVSVIYIQPHGEEKLRLEEFFDENTMSVHLKEGSPPRAKKGTPGNWVLVDLSAKPLSREDVETIAQETVEAAKRRPDGFIEIDREGSTIIQLGSYRIVITRPPLSEGWEITAVRPVKKLHIEDYNLPSKLLRRLDERAEGILIAGAPGMGKTTFAQALAEYYARKGKVVKTIESPRDMILPPDITQYSKNCADIGELHDILLLSRPDYTVFDELRDDQDFRLYIDLRLAGIGMIGVVHATTPIDAVQRFIRRVDIGMLPSIIDTVIFINKGRVETVYELRMTVKLPTGLREAELARPVVEVRDALTGELAYEIYTFGEQTVVVPVKQVSFSAFGERIKRLIERMLPGAEVEVKDNLVVVNVPRVAAKALMKKMKKIKKLEDKYGVSIRVNMTG